A single window of Candidatus Flexicrinis affinis DNA harbors:
- a CDS encoding STAS/SEC14 domain-containing protein, whose translation MSTVTATMMEGLPAAELWWAAAVKREDVIPAFKVLLDLLNQTPQPLCILVDLRERPTFPLTDTLRGALDGVFQHHKLDKWLVVGSTPLAQTIGRTLSAITRRNNILWFKTYDEAIAFLRQHETQDA comes from the coding sequence ATGAGTACGGTTACCGCAACGATGATGGAAGGCCTGCCTGCCGCAGAACTTTGGTGGGCGGCGGCAGTCAAGCGCGAAGACGTCATTCCCGCATTCAAAGTGCTGCTCGACTTGCTCAACCAAACCCCCCAGCCGCTCTGCATTCTCGTCGATCTGCGCGAACGCCCCACATTCCCGCTGACGGACACCCTGCGCGGCGCACTCGACGGCGTGTTCCAGCATCACAAGCTCGACAAGTGGCTCGTCGTCGGTTCGACACCGCTGGCACAAACGATCGGACGCACCTTGTCGGCCATCACGCGGCGCAACAACATCCTCTGGTTCAAGACGTACGACGAAGCGATCGCGTTCCTTAGACAGCACGAGACTCAGGACGCCTGA
- a CDS encoding helix-turn-helix transcriptional regulator: MSEVIATNERKSRSDALRNHELILCTARRLFDADGVGNVTMSAIAEAAQIGKGTLYRHFPDKSELLFALIEHESQSLDAAVTERIQSGASSIDMLHWFVDQALDYALRNNSLLCEATNHAAGASLGHHSRVWWRDVFSRLFAAAGVAPDEASYAADTVYMMLDAHTLYFQLNQLGYDVASIRRNLHTLINRIRAS, translated from the coding sequence ATGAGCGAGGTTATTGCCACCAACGAACGTAAGTCACGTTCCGACGCATTGCGCAATCACGAGTTGATTCTGTGCACCGCGCGCCGCCTGTTCGACGCGGATGGTGTCGGCAACGTCACAATGTCGGCCATTGCCGAGGCCGCCCAGATCGGCAAGGGAACGCTGTACCGCCACTTCCCCGATAAGTCGGAACTCCTGTTTGCTTTGATCGAGCATGAGTCGCAGTCGCTCGATGCGGCTGTGACCGAGCGCATCCAGAGCGGTGCGTCGTCAATCGACATGCTGCACTGGTTTGTCGATCAGGCGCTCGACTACGCGCTGCGCAACAACAGCCTCTTGTGCGAGGCCACGAATCACGCGGCGGGGGCCAGCCTAGGCCACCATTCGCGGGTATGGTGGCGCGACGTATTCTCGCGGCTTTTCGCTGCCGCTGGCGTCGCGCCTGATGAGGCATCGTACGCCGCGGATACGGTCTACATGATGCTCGATGCACACACCCTGTATTTCCAGCTCAATCAACTGGGGTACGACGTGGCCAGCATTCGCCGCAACCTGCACACCCTCATCAACCGCATCCGCGCGTCGTAA
- a CDS encoding polyisoprenoid-binding protein, with amino-acid sequence MAVWQFDQTHTYAAFTARHMMVTNVRGQFQKVDGVLIYDPENPNASTVEAIIHVKSMASTGVEQRDNHLLSPDFLDAEKYPTITFKSTSVNVDGDEGTVTGDLTIRDVTRSVTLKVEKAGQLTNPWGQTVAGFSASTKINREDFGLTWNMALEAGGWLVGKDVKIEIEAELILVTEPAPESATNS; translated from the coding sequence ATGGCTGTTTGGCAGTTCGATCAGACCCATACCTACGCCGCCTTCACCGCCCGCCACATGATGGTCACCAACGTGCGCGGCCAATTCCAGAAGGTCGACGGTGTGCTGATCTATGATCCCGAGAACCCCAACGCGTCGACGGTAGAGGCGATCATCCACGTCAAGTCGATGGCCAGCACCGGCGTAGAGCAGCGCGACAATCACCTGCTCAGCCCGGACTTTCTGGATGCGGAGAAGTACCCGACGATCACGTTCAAGAGCACGAGCGTGAATGTCGATGGCGACGAGGGCACCGTGACCGGCGACCTGACGATCCGCGATGTGACGCGCAGCGTGACGCTGAAGGTCGAGAAGGCCGGCCAGCTCACCAATCCGTGGGGTCAGACGGTCGCAGGATTTTCGGCTAGTACAAAGATCAACCGTGAAGATTTCGGCCTGACGTGGAATATGGCACTTGAGGCCGGCGGCTGGCTCGTCGGCAAGGACGTCAAGATCGAGATTGAGGCCGAGCTGATCCTTGTGACCGAACCCGCTCCCGAAAGCGCGACGAACAGCTAG
- the fabD gene encoding ACP S-malonyltransferase has protein sequence MTVWSTSGFVFPGQGSQAVGMGADVIAAYPAARVTFEEASEILGFDLAALCANGPEDALNDTINTQPALYVMGVALLRALQQARPDAAPALVAGHSLGELTALTAAGSLAFADGVRLVRERGRLMAEAGRQQPGAMAAILGLDADVVRSVCAQASEQAGRPLVLANDNCPGQVVISGDDAALELGMTLAKDAGAKRAIKLAVSIAAHSPLMQSASKAFNAAVGETPFAAPTTPIIANVTAERLESAEAVRVELGQQLTQSVRWTESVQVMRAAGITQFYEFGPKDVLCGLIKRIDREAAAMPVNSSAALVTLIERV, from the coding sequence ATGACCGTGTGGAGCACTAGTGGGTTTGTTTTCCCCGGGCAAGGATCGCAGGCCGTCGGCATGGGCGCGGACGTGATCGCGGCCTACCCGGCTGCGCGCGTGACCTTCGAGGAGGCTTCGGAGATCCTCGGCTTCGATCTCGCCGCGTTGTGCGCCAACGGCCCAGAAGACGCGCTGAACGACACGATCAATACACAGCCTGCGTTGTACGTGATGGGTGTCGCGCTGCTGCGCGCGTTACAGCAGGCGCGGCCCGATGCGGCTCCTGCGCTGGTCGCCGGTCACAGCCTCGGCGAGTTGACCGCGCTGACCGCCGCCGGATCGCTGGCGTTTGCGGACGGCGTGCGTTTGGTCCGCGAACGTGGACGCTTGATGGCGGAAGCTGGCCGTCAGCAGCCCGGTGCAATGGCCGCCATCCTCGGCCTCGATGCCGATGTCGTGCGGTCGGTGTGCGCGCAGGCGTCAGAGCAGGCGGGCCGGCCGCTGGTGCTGGCAAACGACAACTGTCCCGGGCAGGTCGTCATCTCCGGTGACGATGCGGCGCTTGAACTCGGTATGACGCTGGCAAAGGACGCCGGAGCCAAGCGCGCCATAAAGCTCGCGGTAAGCATCGCCGCGCACAGCCCGCTGATGCAATCGGCATCCAAAGCCTTCAATGCGGCGGTCGGTGAGACACCCTTCGCGGCCCCAACAACTCCAATAATCGCCAACGTCACTGCTGAGCGGCTCGAAAGCGCCGAGGCCGTGCGGGTCGAGCTCGGACAACAGCTCACGCAGTCTGTGCGCTGGACCGAGTCGGTACAAGTCATGCGCGCGGCGGGCATCACGCAGTTCTACGAGTTCGGGCCGAAAGACGTGTTGTGCGGCCTGATCAAACGAATCGACCGCGAGGCCGCCGCCATGCCGGTTAACTCGTCCGCGGCGCTGGTGACATTGATCGAACGTGTCTGA
- a CDS encoding DUF4230 domain-containing protein → MADKEKIVVVAPRAGPFGGCRRTIISVLLLVLMFFFALFLVRFGILDFIINPNKPPTITMTTVLERIRLVSELTTVRYTYSSIITTERDLPPLLAGLYRDQLVLVAVGNITAGIDVSKLSDDDVVVTNEQISITLPPPELFDCFLNESESYVASRETGLFAAPAPDFDVQARRFAVRYFRNQSLEQGILDDAQAQAITVMEGLLGAFYPDEAIVVTVKPHTDAVQMTETCQ, encoded by the coding sequence GTGGCAGACAAAGAGAAGATCGTAGTTGTAGCACCGCGTGCAGGCCCGTTCGGCGGGTGCCGGCGGACGATCATCAGCGTGCTGCTGCTCGTCCTGATGTTCTTCTTCGCGTTGTTCCTGGTGCGCTTCGGTATTCTGGACTTTATCATCAACCCGAACAAGCCGCCGACGATCACCATGACGACCGTGCTTGAGCGCATCCGCCTTGTGAGCGAGCTGACGACCGTGCGCTACACGTACTCCAGCATTATCACCACCGAACGCGACCTTCCGCCCTTGCTGGCCGGGTTGTACCGCGATCAGTTGGTGTTGGTCGCAGTCGGCAACATCACCGCCGGCATCGACGTAAGCAAGCTTTCCGACGATGACGTGGTCGTAACCAACGAGCAGATCAGTATTACGCTGCCGCCACCTGAGCTTTTCGACTGCTTCTTGAACGAATCGGAGTCCTATGTGGCCTCGCGCGAGACGGGATTGTTCGCCGCGCCTGCGCCGGACTTCGACGTACAGGCTCGCCGCTTTGCCGTGCGCTATTTCCGAAATCAGTCACTCGAACAGGGTATCCTCGACGATGCGCAGGCGCAGGCGATTACGGTCATGGAAGGCCTGCTGGGTGCGTTCTATCCGGACGAAGCGATTGTCGTGACCGTCAAGCCGCATACCGATGCGGTACAAATGACTGAGACATGCCAGTAA
- a CDS encoding DUF393 domain-containing protein, which produces MSHPAIVAVFDGHCVICQTTRRIVEALDWFNRIEFLDLHNHEQVRARFPQIDHAEAMGEIHVIADQNTYRGYRGTRRMMRAVPLGLPLWVVMRLPIIGDWVGPALYRFIARRRYAINRLFGVDLSEGDCADDVCKIPGREAQK; this is translated from the coding sequence ATGAGTCATCCTGCAATAGTCGCCGTATTCGACGGCCACTGCGTGATCTGCCAGACGACGCGCCGAATCGTCGAAGCGCTCGACTGGTTCAACCGCATTGAGTTCCTCGACTTGCACAATCACGAGCAGGTTCGGGCGCGCTTCCCGCAGATCGACCACGCCGAAGCGATGGGCGAGATTCACGTCATTGCAGATCAAAACACCTATCGCGGCTATCGGGGTACGCGCCGGATGATGCGCGCCGTGCCGCTCGGCCTGCCGCTGTGGGTCGTGATGCGCCTGCCAATCATCGGCGATTGGGTCGGTCCGGCGCTGTATCGCTTCATCGCGCGCCGGCGCTACGCGATCAACCGGTTGTTTGGCGTCGACCTCAGCGAAGGCGACTGTGCCGACGACGTCTGCAAGATTCCCGGGCGCGAGGCGCAGAAGTGA
- a CDS encoding phospholipase — MTRRTRQQKSSSRTPQIGLLTLVLLVAAAVISQLTGVDIVGTLTGAPTWTPPPPTAIADIPGPETLEVLNVQKGFGARKDFWQVYFNAAPVSRDAADYNNGAEMPLVAAIGQVQATLDIAAFEWNSPALTEAVIAAHNRGVRVRMVSDNEHTIEDSNTTIDALVNAGIPIVYDQKSSLMHNKFMILDGSTVWTGSMNYTQNGIYRNNNHMVALRLRRAAEAYTAEFEEMYIDREFSRKRSQVIDAAFIADDTSVQVLFAPEADIVPVLVETLSAAESSIKFMAFSFTLEELSDAILERAEDGVEVEGVFETIGADTSFSQMTPLRCAGLDIRIDGNPYRLHHKVFIIDDEIVVFGSFNFSNSAADTNDENIVLIADADLAAQFVAEFERVQARAQQPTVTCR, encoded by the coding sequence ATGACCCGTCGCACCCGCCAGCAGAAGTCGAGCTCCCGTACCCCGCAGATCGGCCTGCTCACGCTGGTGCTGCTGGTCGCCGCCGCCGTTATCTCTCAGCTCACCGGCGTCGACATCGTTGGAACGCTGACAGGTGCGCCGACTTGGACGCCTCCCCCGCCGACTGCCATCGCCGACATCCCCGGCCCGGAAACGCTCGAAGTACTCAATGTTCAGAAGGGGTTCGGCGCGCGCAAAGACTTCTGGCAGGTGTACTTCAACGCCGCGCCTGTGTCGCGCGATGCGGCTGACTACAACAACGGCGCGGAGATGCCGCTGGTCGCTGCGATCGGTCAAGTTCAGGCAACGCTGGACATTGCGGCGTTCGAATGGAACAGCCCGGCCCTGACCGAAGCTGTCATCGCCGCGCACAATCGCGGCGTGCGCGTGCGGATGGTCTCGGACAATGAACATACCATCGAGGACTCCAATACTACGATCGATGCGCTGGTCAATGCCGGTATTCCGATTGTGTACGATCAGAAATCAAGCCTGATGCACAACAAGTTCATGATCCTCGACGGCTCGACGGTCTGGACAGGCTCGATGAACTACACTCAGAACGGCATCTATCGCAACAATAATCACATGGTTGCGCTCCGGCTTCGCCGCGCCGCCGAGGCCTATACAGCCGAGTTCGAGGAGATGTACATCGATCGGGAATTCAGCCGCAAGCGCTCGCAGGTCATCGACGCGGCGTTCATCGCCGACGACACGTCGGTTCAGGTGCTGTTTGCACCCGAGGCAGACATCGTCCCGGTACTTGTTGAAACGCTGAGTGCCGCCGAGTCGTCGATCAAGTTCATGGCGTTTTCGTTTACGCTCGAAGAACTGAGCGACGCGATCCTCGAACGCGCAGAGGACGGCGTAGAGGTCGAGGGTGTATTCGAAACCATCGGCGCGGACACATCGTTCTCACAAATGACCCCGCTGCGCTGCGCCGGGCTGGACATTCGGATCGACGGCAACCCCTACCGTTTGCACCACAAGGTGTTCATCATCGACGATGAGATCGTCGTGTTCGGCTCGTTCAATTTCTCGAACAGCGCCGCCGATACCAACGACGAGAACATCGTCCTGATTGCTGATGCCGATCTGGCGGCGCAGTTTGTCGCGGAGTTCGAGCGCGTTCAGGCGCGCGCGCAACAGCCCACGGTCACCTGCCGTTAG
- a CDS encoding metallophosphoesterase family protein, giving the protein MTRIAVLSDIHGNLPALRAVMHDLESFTIDHVVVPGDVINWGPFNREVIEIVLDRHWTVIRGNNEYYLLDYDTDRQPDHWRTFTMPQWLHGQMEPYVDIIAGWPDTIQLRYRDAPPIYMTHGWPGNPWRAPHPLVSPEDAERQLSSVAETWMITAHSHLWLNDTFGTRHIFNPGTVGVPLDRDVRASYMLLEGDDRGWRATFRRVPYDVDAVVREFERQQFVEQVGSVGRLVIKEFETARLWMYPFNAWYTLHHPGTSMRQSEIDAAVVDAFLQTDTDDFVPPEYKAYNLRPFPS; this is encoded by the coding sequence ATGACACGTATTGCAGTGCTGTCCGATATCCATGGGAATCTACCGGCGCTCCGCGCCGTCATGCACGACCTCGAGTCATTCACAATCGACCACGTTGTCGTCCCCGGCGATGTCATCAATTGGGGACCGTTCAACCGCGAGGTGATCGAGATCGTGCTCGACCGGCACTGGACGGTGATCCGAGGCAACAACGAGTACTACCTGCTCGACTACGACACCGACCGGCAGCCTGACCACTGGCGCACCTTTACGATGCCGCAGTGGCTCCATGGGCAGATGGAGCCGTACGTCGACATTATCGCCGGGTGGCCGGACACAATTCAGCTCCGCTACCGCGACGCTCCGCCGATCTATATGACGCATGGCTGGCCGGGCAACCCTTGGCGCGCTCCCCATCCGCTTGTTTCGCCTGAAGACGCCGAGCGTCAGCTCAGCAGCGTCGCCGAGACGTGGATGATTACGGCGCACAGTCACCTATGGCTCAATGACACGTTCGGCACGCGGCACATCTTCAACCCCGGCACGGTCGGCGTGCCGCTGGATCGCGACGTGCGTGCGAGCTACATGCTTCTGGAAGGCGACGATCGAGGCTGGCGCGCGACCTTCCGCCGCGTACCGTACGATGTCGACGCGGTCGTGCGCGAATTCGAGCGGCAGCAGTTCGTCGAACAGGTGGGGTCGGTCGGCCGTCTGGTCATCAAGGAGTTCGAGACGGCGCGGCTGTGGATGTACCCGTTTAATGCGTGGTACACGCTCCACCACCCCGGCACCAGTATGCGGCAGAGCGAGATCGACGCGGCCGTGGTCGACGCGTTCCTGCAGACCGACACCGACGATTTTGTGCCGCCAGAGTATAAGGCCTACAACCTGCGACCGTTCCCGTCCTAA